In one window of Chryseobacterium sp. JV274 DNA:
- a CDS encoding glycosyltransferase family 2 protein: MEKHFTLMDDLAIIILNYNSFDDTNREVNSLLSEGISQKSIYVVDNNSKDRKEIEKLGSQKHIHYILSDYNGGYAFGNNLAIKKAIEDGKNYFLLLNPDIEISRSTICQLYKDLKELPDIGIIGPRICYRNIRDRIFSDGGLLFPEEGFQGGHTNSEKDKNHVNAPHYNYNIQYVDGSALMFRKEILDDVGLMNTRFFMYYEESEWCLRLLRNNKWKIAVNTQCEAFNLASNKGSFYEYYITRNRIWMCRLYDGNIKYVTKERWKFARKALKKGKFSMAKAYIKGILDGLYSNLEKIKNE, from the coding sequence ATGGAAAAACATTTTACATTAATGGATGATTTAGCAATTATCATATTGAATTACAATTCTTTTGATGACACCAACAGGGAAGTTAATTCATTATTAAGCGAAGGAATTTCTCAAAAATCTATTTATGTAGTAGATAATAATTCAAAAGACAGGAAAGAAATTGAGAAACTGGGATCTCAAAAACACATACACTATATTTTAAGTGATTATAATGGAGGTTACGCTTTCGGTAATAATCTGGCCATAAAAAAAGCGATAGAAGACGGTAAGAATTATTTTTTATTATTAAATCCGGACATTGAAATATCACGTAGTACGATCTGCCAATTATACAAAGATTTAAAAGAGCTTCCAGATATTGGAATAATAGGTCCCCGCATCTGCTACAGAAACATTCGTGACAGAATATTTTCAGACGGCGGACTGCTATTCCCTGAAGAGGGGTTTCAGGGTGGACATACCAATTCTGAAAAGGATAAGAATCATGTAAATGCTCCTCATTATAACTACAACATACAATATGTAGATGGAAGTGCATTAATGTTCAGAAAGGAAATATTAGATGATGTGGGTTTAATGAATACCCGTTTTTTCATGTATTATGAAGAGTCTGAATGGTGTCTGCGCCTCCTTAGGAATAACAAATGGAAGATTGCGGTGAATACCCAATGTGAAGCTTTCAACCTTGCCAGTAATAAAGGCAGTTTTTACGAATATTATATCACCAGAAACCGAATCTGGATGTGCAGATTATACGATGGAAATATAAAATATGTAACCAAAGAACGATGGAAATTCGCAAGGAAAGCACTTAAAAAAGGAAAATTTTCTATGGCGAAAGCATACATTAAAGGTATATTAGACGGTCTTTATTCCAATTTAGAGAAAATAAAAAATGAGTAA
- a CDS encoding MAC/perforin domain-containing protein — translation MKKQILFCFSSLLMLFMSSCSTEELSNEATPESPAAKANHRLSAAKFAGDGIYDVLGHGYNVAGEYANATAAGFKVIDIDRFKVEQTNRLISENTFSQEYTEEYGENAEAYSKMVSTKVNVTAGIPLFKKTLSVGFNSAVTTNNKFEGKYIYGSYNLTIKQKRVRFNATTDMLGDYLTPEFVQDLQTKTPQQIVQDYGTHVTLDIYTGAKLDVLFQAETRSQSRDRAARIGVKVGMKDIFDVDVTNDVNTSESSMNYSKKLSFKTRGGDPSKGLLGELNLDMSNPKINFSNWQNSSNTSNSVLVDFGNNGLVIIYDLVKDAAKKAQLKAYVDQYLIDNKVYMEFNTIPVYRYYNGVDHYYTKTPGSYSGYSYEGTEFNAFLYKAPNTVPVYRYYNGKDHYYTKTPGYYQGYVDEGIEFNAFATQQPNTVPIYRYWNGKDHYYSRSSVRPSGYVSEGIEFYAY, via the coding sequence ATGAAAAAACAAATTTTATTTTGCTTCAGTAGTTTACTGATGCTTTTCATGAGTTCATGTTCAACGGAAGAACTGAGCAATGAGGCAACACCTGAAAGCCCGGCGGCAAAAGCTAATCACCGATTATCAGCAGCCAAATTTGCAGGAGACGGAATTTACGATGTCTTAGGGCATGGTTATAATGTTGCCGGTGAATATGCCAATGCAACTGCAGCTGGTTTTAAAGTGATTGATATTGATCGTTTTAAAGTGGAGCAGACAAACAGATTGATCAGCGAAAACACTTTCTCACAGGAATATACTGAAGAATATGGTGAAAATGCTGAGGCATATTCTAAAATGGTTTCAACCAAAGTGAATGTTACTGCCGGTATTCCATTATTCAAGAAAACACTTTCAGTAGGATTTAACTCTGCAGTAACTACAAACAATAAGTTTGAAGGAAAATACATCTACGGAAGTTATAACCTTACCATTAAACAAAAAAGAGTAAGATTCAATGCAACTACAGACATGTTGGGAGACTATCTTACTCCAGAATTTGTTCAGGATCTGCAGACAAAAACGCCACAACAAATTGTACAGGACTATGGAACTCACGTAACACTTGATATCTATACAGGAGCAAAACTTGATGTTTTATTCCAGGCGGAAACAAGAAGCCAGAGCCGTGACCGTGCTGCAAGAATTGGAGTAAAAGTAGGAATGAAAGATATCTTTGATGTAGATGTAACCAATGATGTGAATACTTCAGAATCCTCTATGAACTATTCTAAAAAATTATCCTTTAAAACAAGAGGAGGAGATCCATCAAAAGGGTTATTAGGAGAACTGAATCTTGATATGTCAAATCCAAAAATCAACTTTTCCAACTGGCAGAACAGCTCTAATACGAGCAATTCTGTTTTGGTAGATTTCGGAAACAACGGATTGGTTATTATCTATGACTTAGTGAAAGATGCTGCTAAAAAAGCTCAGCTTAAGGCTTATGTAGATCAGTATCTGATAGACAATAAAGTTTATATGGAATTCAATACCATTCCGGTATACAGATATTACAACGGAGTAGATCATTATTATACAAAAACTCCGGGAAGCTACAGTGGCTATTCTTATGAAGGAACAGAGTTCAACGCATTCTTATATAAAGCTCCAAATACAGTTCCTGTTTATAGATATTATAATGGGAAAGATCACTACTATACAAAAACTCCTGGATATTATCAGGGGTATGTAGATGAGGGAATTGAGTTTAATGCTTTTGCTACTCAACAGCCTAATACAGTTCCTATTTATAGATATTGGAATGGGAAAGATCATTATTATTCAAGATCAAGTGTAAGACCTTCTGGTTATGTTTCTGAAGGAATTGAATTCTACGCATACTAA
- the gltX gene encoding glutamate--tRNA ligase encodes MEKVRVRFAPSPTGPLHLGGVRTALYDYLFAKNQGGEFVLRIEDTDTARYVEGAEEYIEEALEWCGIIPDESPKKGGKFAPYRQSERRDIYDRYTEQILKTDYAYIAFDTAEELDAIRAQYEAKGDVFSYDNKTRNGLRNSLTLSEEEVKKLLDEKTPYVVRFKMPVDRVLNLEDIIRGKFSVNTNTLDDKVLVKNDGMPTYHFANIIDDHEMEISHVIRGEEWLPSLGLHTLLYEAMQWEAPQFAHLSLILKPEGKGKLSKRDGDKFGFPVFPLDFKDPATGIVSKGYRENGYLPDAFINMVALLGWSPADDKEILPLEEMIKEFDLHKVHKAGARFSKEKSEWFNHQYIQMKSDEELLQILKNTAIDFAGASDEKLLKVIHLMKERATFPKDIYENGKFFFEAPASYDEKASKKAWNDETSAILAELASAFASTDFTSETLKHTMHDFAESKGLGMGKVMMPLRLALVGELKGPDVPDILETLGKEESTSRISNAINNFK; translated from the coding sequence ATGGAGAAAGTAAGAGTACGTTTTGCTCCAAGTCCTACAGGACCATTACATTTGGGAGGCGTAAGAACCGCATTATATGATTATCTTTTTGCTAAAAACCAGGGAGGGGAATTTGTATTGAGAATTGAAGATACAGATACTGCCAGATATGTGGAAGGAGCTGAAGAATATATTGAAGAAGCTTTGGAATGGTGCGGAATCATCCCGGATGAAAGTCCTAAGAAAGGAGGAAAATTTGCTCCTTACAGACAGTCTGAAAGAAGAGACATCTATGACCGCTATACGGAGCAGATTTTAAAAACAGATTATGCTTATATTGCTTTTGATACTGCAGAAGAACTGGATGCCATTCGTGCACAATATGAAGCCAAAGGTGATGTTTTCTCATATGACAATAAAACAAGAAACGGTCTTAGAAACAGCCTGACACTTTCTGAAGAAGAAGTTAAAAAACTACTAGACGAAAAGACTCCGTATGTCGTAAGATTCAAAATGCCTGTTGACAGAGTATTAAATCTTGAGGATATCATTCGTGGAAAATTCTCTGTAAATACAAATACTTTAGATGATAAAGTTTTGGTAAAGAATGACGGAATGCCGACTTATCATTTCGCCAACATCATTGATGACCATGAAATGGAAATCTCTCACGTCATCCGTGGAGAAGAATGGCTGCCATCTTTAGGACTCCACACTTTATTATATGAAGCAATGCAGTGGGAAGCACCACAGTTTGCACACCTTTCTTTAATTTTAAAACCTGAAGGAAAAGGAAAACTAAGTAAAAGAGATGGAGATAAATTTGGATTTCCGGTATTCCCGCTTGACTTCAAAGATCCAGCTACTGGCATAGTTTCCAAAGGATACAGAGAAAACGGTTATCTTCCTGATGCTTTCATCAATATGGTAGCATTATTGGGATGGTCTCCGGCAGATGATAAAGAAATTCTTCCTTTAGAGGAAATGATTAAGGAATTTGACCTTCATAAAGTACATAAAGCGGGAGCAAGATTTAGTAAAGAAAAATCGGAGTGGTTCAACCATCAGTATATTCAGATGAAATCTGACGAAGAGCTTCTTCAGATATTGAAAAACACAGCTATTGATTTTGCAGGAGCTTCTGATGAAAAACTGTTGAAAGTAATTCATCTGATGAAAGAAAGAGCAACTTTCCCTAAAGACATCTATGAAAACGGAAAATTCTTCTTTGAAGCTCCGGCTTCTTATGATGAAAAAGCATCTAAAAAAGCATGGAATGATGAAACATCTGCAATTTTAGCAGAATTGGCATCAGCTTTTGCATCTACAGACTTTACTTCAGAGACATTGAAACATACAATGCATGATTTCGCGGAAAGCAAAGGACTGGGTATGGGTAAAGTAATGATGCCGCTACGTTTGGCTTTAGTAGGAGAATTAAAAGGACCGGACGTTCCCGATATCCTGGAAACCCTTGGTAAAGAGGAAAGTACCTCCAGAATAAGCAATGCTATAAATAATTTTAAATAG
- a CDS encoding acetyl-CoA carboxylase carboxyltransferase subunit alpha has translation MEYLSFELPIKELMDQYQTCSLVGEESGVDVKLACSQIEDKILEKKKEIYGNLTPWQRVQLSRHPDRPYTLDYINGMADKGSFLELHGDRNFADDPAMIGGLITLDGQKVMIIGTQKGRTTKERQYRRFGMPNPEGYRKALRLMKLAEKFNIPVVTLVDTPGAYPGLEAEERGQGEAIARNIFEMVQLKTPIFTYIIGEGASGGALGIGVGNKVYMLENTWYTVIAPESCSSILWRNWDHKEDAANALNLTPADALREKFIDGIIEEPLGGAQYDQETTYLNLKNSILQNIKAFSKFTGQELETQRQDKFIAMGQFKG, from the coding sequence ATGGAATATTTAAGTTTCGAACTTCCTATCAAAGAATTGATGGATCAATACCAGACGTGTTCTTTAGTAGGAGAAGAAAGTGGTGTTGATGTAAAATTAGCATGCAGCCAGATTGAGGATAAGATTTTAGAAAAGAAAAAAGAAATCTATGGAAATCTTACACCTTGGCAAAGAGTACAACTGTCCCGTCACCCGGATCGTCCTTATACATTGGATTATATCAACGGAATGGCAGACAAAGGCAGTTTCTTAGAACTTCATGGAGATAGAAATTTCGCTGATGATCCGGCAATGATTGGAGGATTGATTACCCTTGATGGTCAAAAAGTAATGATCATAGGGACTCAAAAAGGAAGAACAACTAAAGAAAGACAGTACAGAAGATTTGGGATGCCAAATCCTGAGGGATACAGAAAAGCTTTAAGACTAATGAAGCTTGCTGAAAAATTCAATATTCCTGTGGTAACTTTGGTAGATACACCGGGAGCATATCCAGGATTGGAAGCTGAAGAAAGAGGACAGGGAGAAGCTATTGCAAGAAATATTTTTGAAATGGTTCAGCTGAAAACTCCTATCTTCACTTACATCATTGGAGAAGGTGCCAGTGGTGGTGCATTAGGAATAGGTGTTGGAAATAAAGTGTATATGTTGGAAAATACATGGTATACTGTAATTGCACCGGAAAGTTGCTCTTCTATCTTATGGAGAAACTGGGATCACAAGGAAGATGCAGCCAATGCATTGAACCTTACTCCAGCAGATGCCTTAAGAGAAAAGTTCATCGACGGAATCATTGAGGAACCACTTGGTGGAGCTCAGTATGATCAGGAGACTACCTACCTAAATCTGAAAAATTCAATTTTACAAAACATCAAAGCTTTCTCCAAATTTACAGGACAGGAGCTTGAAACCCAGAGACAAGATAAATTCATTGCGATGGGTCAGTTTAAAGGATAA
- a CDS encoding DUF6759 domain-containing protein yields the protein MKKILFLLFICIFSLGFSQKKKKTKSKAVVEKETVIIYTEQEAEISKEARVIAGFLKQNPGHAKTDYFKRKLIDIIMAGNSPEAKPTIRPISKEKIENIVKNNELNSGKTLAANKTYTANGKPVSNNTAAAIEALKEERRTTTFASVGSAGSAKSAGTSTGASKAGPSEENKRTAAMLTHLFNNDTSKNEAYINIKNRSTCNLIVKISGKKYYNLSVPAKGENFILVDKGEYVMTTMVCDAKYSALKKISQDIEIALNVAD from the coding sequence ATGAAAAAAATCTTATTCCTTCTATTTATATGCATTTTCTCACTTGGTTTTTCCCAAAAAAAGAAAAAAACAAAATCTAAAGCTGTTGTTGAAAAAGAAACTGTAATTATCTATACAGAGCAGGAAGCTGAGATTTCAAAAGAAGCCAGAGTAATTGCAGGCTTTTTGAAGCAGAATCCTGGACATGCTAAAACTGATTATTTTAAAAGAAAACTTATTGATATTATTATGGCAGGTAATTCTCCGGAAGCAAAACCTACAATTAGACCAATCAGTAAAGAAAAAATTGAAAATATCGTTAAGAATAATGAGTTAAACAGCGGTAAAACACTTGCTGCAAATAAAACTTATACAGCGAATGGCAAGCCTGTTTCTAATAATACAGCAGCTGCTATTGAAGCTTTAAAAGAAGAAAGAAGAACAACTACGTTTGCATCGGTAGGTTCTGCCGGCTCAGCAAAAAGTGCCGGTACTTCTACAGGAGCATCTAAAGCAGGCCCAAGTGAAGAAAATAAAAGAACAGCAGCAATGCTTACCCATCTTTTTAATAATGACACTAGCAAAAATGAAGCTTATATCAATATTAAAAACAGATCTACCTGCAATCTTATTGTAAAGATAAGCGGTAAAAAATATTATAATCTGAGTGTTCCTGCAAAAGGAGAGAACTTTATTCTGGTAGATAAAGGAGAGTATGTCATGACAACAATGGTATGTGATGCCAAATATTCTGCTTTGAAAAAGATTAGCCAGGATATTGAAATAGCACTTAATGTTGCAGATTAG
- the tsf gene encoding translation elongation factor Ts: MSYTPAAADVAKLRNQTGAGMMDCKKALVEAEGDFEKAVDILRKKGQKVAANRADRESAEGAVIARVNEDNTLGVVISLNCETDFVAKNEAFIELAYELAEMAIFAATKEELLATDFHGMTVAEKLVEQTGVIGEKIEIGSFERIQGDFLGAYIHAGNKIAAISSLSAKVDGADEAAKAVSMQVAAMNPIALDETRVSQETIDKELEIERHKLTEEGKPANIIDNILKGKMQRFYKDNTLVHQDFIKDGSISVADYVKSVNADLKVTGFVRVSL; this comes from the coding sequence ATGTCTTATACACCAGCTGCTGCAGACGTAGCAAAATTGAGAAACCAAACAGGTGCAGGTATGATGGACTGCAAGAAAGCTCTAGTTGAAGCTGAAGGAGACTTCGAAAAAGCGGTAGATATCCTTAGAAAAAAAGGACAAAAAGTTGCTGCTAACAGAGCTGACAGAGAATCTGCTGAAGGTGCAGTAATCGCAAGAGTAAACGAAGACAACACTTTAGGTGTAGTTATCTCTCTAAACTGCGAAACTGACTTCGTTGCTAAAAATGAAGCTTTCATCGAGCTAGCTTACGAATTAGCTGAGATGGCTATCTTCGCTGCTACTAAAGAAGAGCTTTTAGCTACTGATTTCCACGGAATGACTGTTGCTGAGAAATTAGTAGAGCAAACAGGAGTTATCGGTGAGAAAATCGAAATCGGATCTTTCGAAAGAATCCAGGGAGATTTCTTAGGAGCTTACATCCACGCTGGAAACAAAATCGCTGCAATCTCTTCTCTTTCTGCTAAAGTAGACGGAGCTGACGAAGCTGCTAAAGCTGTTTCTATGCAGGTTGCTGCTATGAACCCAATTGCTTTGGACGAAACAAGAGTTTCTCAGGAGACTATTGATAAAGAATTAGAGATCGAAAGACATAAACTTACTGAAGAAGGTAAGCCTGCTAACATTATCGACAATATCCTTAAAGGTAAAATGCAGAGATTCTACAAAGATAACACTTTGGTACACCAGGACTTCATTAAAGACGGAAGTATCTCAGTTGCTGATTATGTAAAATCTGTAAATGCAGATCTAAAAGTAACAGGATTTGTAAGAGTAAGCCTATAA
- a CDS encoding gliding motility-associated C-terminal domain-containing protein produces the protein MKRFLLSLVLIFFTINTLFAQRDTEHWIAPYYDSVGGYNNMLYLSTDSPTPIDVTIYNNNAVVTTVTISKTNPQTYKVTNSLISTGTSTDAFNVGNKGLYLKAAKPFYCSLRLAQSVHGEVITSKGRAGIGKTFFVATAPNTNTSSIQNFTAGVLATEDNTNVTVSWNPTAGVVFINGTPTGNTQSFTLQKGQSFILAGSGTQSANKTGFIGAKIVADKPVTLTNGSCNANFSTAPSGSDPVLDQSVPVDRLGNTFAMVKTRSTAPNLNMEGGLIVATEDNTDVFLNGGGTSVATLAAGEWYRINETSYVAQGTSGHSNMFISTTKNVYLYQFIGIMGSDATNGFNYIPPLNCFLPRKIDEIGKINEMPIGTGGASAVQDIIVKLNILTETGATVMVNDNPVAATDGPYPVAGNTNWVTYGITGVTGNIKITSTKAVTAGINGGFSSAGYGGYFAGFSSIPVIAKKTGECVPGIVLELDDGYETYQWYRDGVIIPGATSYTYTPTQSGNYTVKVTMGTCPPVTTPIYKVQTCLKETTQALNACSTKIITPAFTSSTQTVVPTTVVILTPPTKGTAVVNPNGTITYTPNPGYLGPDKIVYKFCGNSVEFTDCEQITLNLTVVPFIVTDTSIKACWYDVAPYAYFDLTKAKVTDYNAVTKKYYRTLNDLTAGINEITTPDNFPSTGGFVYVKVTTAEGCTANAKIELIVLPIKKSPILVDQYICMDAKTNLDAGSGYDSYQWSTGATTSGIRDIGVGEYTVILGKNGCFLTQTVKVKKVEDPVIQTIELNNNTATVIVSGGKAPYKYAVDGTANWQDSNTFTGLTRGQHTFYVKDFYNCTPTEVEITVPNLLNAITPNGDNVNDYIDYSELAYKENLSFVVYDRYGNMVFTGNKFNNYRWDGKHFDKKLGTGTYWYHINWTESNKEKTPIKYTGWILVKNRE, from the coding sequence ATGAAAAGATTTCTACTCAGTTTGGTATTAATTTTTTTTACAATTAATACACTCTTTGCACAAAGGGATACCGAGCATTGGATTGCTCCTTATTATGACAGTGTCGGAGGGTATAACAATATGCTATACCTATCCACTGATTCACCAACTCCCATTGATGTAACCATTTACAATAATAACGCCGTAGTTACTACGGTTACCATCAGTAAAACTAACCCACAAACCTATAAGGTTACTAACAGCCTTATTTCTACAGGTACCTCTACTGATGCATTCAATGTGGGCAATAAAGGACTTTATCTAAAAGCAGCAAAACCTTTCTACTGCAGTTTAAGACTTGCTCAAAGTGTTCACGGGGAAGTAATTACCAGTAAAGGAAGGGCAGGAATTGGAAAAACATTCTTTGTTGCTACTGCTCCCAATACCAATACCAGCAGTATTCAAAACTTTACAGCAGGTGTACTTGCCACTGAAGATAATACCAATGTAACCGTTTCATGGAACCCTACTGCCGGAGTAGTTTTTATCAATGGAACTCCTACTGGTAACACTCAATCTTTTACATTGCAGAAAGGACAATCTTTCATTCTTGCAGGATCCGGAACTCAGTCTGCAAACAAGACAGGCTTTATCGGTGCAAAAATAGTTGCTGACAAACCGGTAACACTTACCAACGGAAGCTGTAATGCTAACTTCTCCACTGCCCCTTCAGGAAGTGATCCGGTTCTGGATCAGTCTGTACCTGTTGACAGGCTTGGAAATACTTTTGCAATGGTAAAAACAAGGTCTACTGCTCCTAACCTAAATATGGAAGGAGGGCTTATTGTTGCCACTGAAGATAATACTGATGTGTTTTTAAATGGAGGTGGTACTTCTGTTGCGACACTTGCTGCCGGAGAATGGTACAGAATAAATGAAACCAGCTATGTGGCTCAAGGTACTTCAGGGCATTCAAATATGTTCATTTCTACTACTAAAAATGTATACCTATACCAATTTATTGGAATTATGGGAAGTGATGCTACGAACGGATTCAACTATATACCCCCATTGAACTGTTTCCTTCCGAGAAAAATTGATGAAATCGGAAAGATCAATGAAATGCCTATTGGTACAGGAGGAGCCAGTGCTGTTCAGGATATTATTGTAAAATTAAATATTTTAACAGAGACAGGAGCAACAGTAATGGTAAATGATAACCCAGTTGCAGCGACAGACGGCCCCTATCCGGTAGCAGGAAATACTAACTGGGTAACGTATGGGATCACCGGAGTAACAGGAAATATTAAAATTACTTCTACAAAGGCTGTAACAGCAGGTATCAACGGAGGATTTAGTTCCGCAGGATACGGAGGTTACTTTGCCGGATTCTCATCTATCCCTGTAATTGCTAAAAAGACAGGTGAATGTGTACCGGGAATCGTTCTTGAACTTGATGATGGGTATGAAACATACCAATGGTACCGTGACGGAGTAATTATTCCGGGTGCAACTTCTTATACCTATACTCCTACACAATCAGGAAATTATACCGTAAAAGTAACAATGGGAACATGCCCTCCTGTGACAACTCCTATCTATAAAGTACAAACCTGTTTAAAGGAAACAACTCAAGCGCTTAATGCTTGTTCTACTAAAATTATTACCCCTGCGTTTACTTCGTCAACACAGACTGTGGTACCGACTACCGTAGTAATTTTAACTCCTCCTACAAAAGGAACAGCAGTGGTTAATCCAAACGGAACAATCACTTATACCCCAAATCCTGGATATTTAGGACCTGATAAAATAGTTTATAAATTCTGTGGAAACTCAGTTGAGTTTACAGATTGTGAGCAGATAACACTAAACCTTACTGTAGTACCATTCATTGTAACGGATACTTCTATTAAGGCATGCTGGTATGATGTAGCTCCATACGCTTATTTTGATCTTACGAAAGCTAAAGTAACAGATTATAATGCCGTTACTAAAAAATACTACCGTACTCTGAATGACCTTACTGCAGGTATCAATGAAATCACAACACCAGATAACTTCCCTTCAACAGGAGGATTTGTATATGTGAAAGTAACAACTGCTGAAGGATGTACAGCAAATGCAAAAATCGAATTAATTGTACTTCCAATCAAAAAATCTCCGATATTGGTAGATCAATATATCTGTATGGATGCTAAAACCAACCTGGATGCTGGTTCCGGATATGACTCTTACCAATGGAGCACAGGCGCTACCACTTCAGGTATCAGAGATATAGGTGTTGGAGAATACACGGTAATACTTGGTAAGAACGGATGTTTCCTTACTCAGACAGTAAAAGTTAAAAAAGTTGAAGATCCGGTAATCCAAACGATTGAGCTCAACAACAATACCGCAACAGTAATTGTAAGCGGAGGTAAAGCACCTTATAAATATGCCGTTGACGGAACTGCTAACTGGCAGGATTCAAATACCTTCACAGGCTTAACAAGAGGACAACATACTTTCTATGTAAAAGACTTCTATAACTGTACTCCTACTGAGGTAGAAATTACAGTTCCTAATCTATTGAATGCCATTACTCCTAATGGAGATAACGTAAATGACTATATAGATTACAGTGAGCTTGCTTATAAAGAAAACCTAAGTTTTGTAGTATATGACAGATATGGAAATATGGTATTTACCGGAAATAAATTCAACAACTACAGATGGGACGGAAAACACTTTGATAAGAAACTTGGAACAGGAACATATTGGTATCATATCAACTGGACTGAATCCAATAAAGAAAAGACTCCAATAAAATATACAGGTTGGATTCTTGTTAAAAACAGAGAGTAA